Genomic segment of Hymenobacter aquaticus:
AGCCCGAGCCGAGGAAATCCCCAGCGGATTCCTCTGCGCCCGGGCTTTTTCGTGTGTTCTTTTCAAGCCAAACGGTATGCAGGTTCTAAAATTCGGGGGTACTTCCGTGGCCACTGCGGCCAACATCACCAGAGTCATCGACATCGTGGCGGCGGCCGCGCGGCAGGAAACCACCCTGGTTGTGGTGTCGGCGCTGGGCGGCACCACCGACGCGCTGATTGAGGCCGGCCGCCTGGCCGCGGCCGGCAACGAGGAGTACCGGCAGCGCCTGCGCCACCTCGAGAGCCGCCACCTGGAAGCCGCTCGCGAGCTGGTGCCCGTGACCAGCCAGAGCAGCGTGCTGAGTTTGGTGAAAACGCACTGCAACGAGCTGGAAGGCATCTGCAACGGGGTATTCCTGCTCGGCGAGCTGAGCGTGCGCACCCTGGACCGGGTGATGAGCTTCGGCGAGCTGCTGGCCTCCCAGCTGGTGGCGGCCGGCCTGCGGGCCCGGCAGGTGCCGCACCAGTGGCACGACAGCCGCCAGCTGATCCGGACCGATGCCCAGCACGGCGTTGCCACCGTCGACTTTGGCGTGACCAAGCAGCAGATCAATGACTTCGTGGCCGCGCAGCCGGGGGCGCTGTACGTGGTGCCGGGCTTTATTGCCGCCGATGCCCAGGGCGCTACCACCACGCTGGGCCGGGGCGGCTCCGACTACACCGCCGCCATTTTTGCCGGGGCGCTGGGCGCCAGCCGCCTCGAAATCTGGACCGACGTGAGCGGGATGATGACGGCCGACCCGCGCCTGGTGCCCCACGCCCGGCCCATTCCGCGCATTTCCTACCAGGAAGCCATGGAACTGTCGCACTTCGGGGCCAAGGTGCTCTACCCGCCTACCATTCAGCCGGTGATGAGCCAGGGCATCCCGCTCTGGATCAAGAACACCTTCGCGCCCACCGACCACGGCACCTTGGTGGAGGTGAGTCCGCCGGCCAACAACCACATTGTGCGGGGCCTGTCCAGCATCGGGCAGCTGGCGTTGCTCAGCCTTGAAGGCGGCGGCATGGTGGGCATTCCGGGCTTTTCGAAGCGGCTGTTTGAGGCCCTGGCCCGGGAGAAAATCAACGTGATTCTGATTACCCAGAGCTCCTCGGAGCACTCCATCAGCGTGGCCATCAACAGCCGCGACGCGGCGGCGGCCCAACGCTCGGTGGACGAGGAGTTTGCCTACGAAATAGCCGTGGGCAAAGTCGACCCGCTGCACCTGGAAACCGACCTGGCCATCGTGGCTTTGGTGGGCGAAAACATGAAAAACCACTCCGGTATCAGCGGGCGGCTGTTTGGGGCGCTGGGCAACAACGGGGTCAATATCCGGGCCATTGCCCAGGGCTCGTCGGAAAAGAACATTTCGACCGTCATCCGGGCCCAGGACGTGAAAAAGGCCATCAACGTGCTGCACGAGTCGTTTTTCGAGGCTACCAGCAAGCAGATCAACCTGTTTGTGGTGGGCGTGGGCAACGTGGGCAGCAAGCTGCTGGAGCAGCTGGCCCGGCAGCAGGCTTATTTGCAGGAAAAGCTCAAGCTGAACGTACGGGTGGTGGGCTTGGCCAACAGCCGCCGGTTTGCCCTGCACGAGCACGGCCTGGCCCTGCACGAGTGGCCGCAGGCGTTGGCCGAGGGCGAGCCGCTGCACCTGCCCGCGCTGGTCGAAGCCATTCACGCCCGCAACCTGCGCAACGCCGTGTTCGTGGACGTGACGGCCAGCGCCGACGTGGCCCAGGTGTACGGGGCGCTGCTGGAAAAAAGCGTGGCCGTGGTAGCCTGCAACAAGATTGCCTGCGCCTCGGAGTACGTGAACTACGCCCGGCTGAAGGCGCTGGCCCAGGAGTTCAACACCGACTTCCTGTTCGAAACCAACGTGGGCGCCGGCCTGCCCGTCATCGGCACCCTGAACGATTTGCTGCGCAGCGGCGACGTGGTCAACCGGATTGAGGCCGTGCTGTCGGGCACGCTCAACTTCGTCTTCAACCACTACGACGGCAAGCGGCCCTTCGCCGAAGTGGTGCGCCAGGCCCAGCTGGAAGGCTACACCGAGCCCGACCCCCGCCTCGACCTGAGCGGCACCGACGTGGCCCGCAAAATCCTGATTCTGGCCCGCGAAACGGGGGAGAAGCTGGAAATGGAGCAGATTCACAACGTGTCGTTTCTGCCCGACTCGTGCATGCAGGGCAGCGTGGAGGACTTTTACGAGCAGCTGGCCGTGCACGAGGAGCACTTTCAGGGCCTGTACGAAGCAGCGGCGGCCCAGGGCAAAAAGCTCAAGTTCGTGGCCCGCTACGCCGGGGGCAAAGCCAGCGTGGGCCTGCAGTCCATAGCGCCCGGCCACGACTTTTACGCCCTGCACGGCAAAGACAACGCGGTACTGTTCTACACCAACCGCTACGCCGAGCAGCCGCTGGTTATTAAGGGGGCCGGGGCCGGGGCCGAGGTTACGGCCTCGGGCGTGTTTGCCGACATCATCCGCGCGGCCCGGGGGTAGCTGAGCGGCACCTTTACGTTTGTCATCCTGAGCAAAGCGAAGGACCTTCCTCACCTAAGTGACAAGGGTAACTCAATGCTCGAAGCCCTTTTGCGGATGCATTGATAAAAGGGCTTTGCCACATTTATTGAACTGCAGTGGGATAGAGAAGGAAGGTCCTTCGCAAGCTCAGGATGACAGTAAAAACAACGTCAGCCCGCGAGATTCCTCGGCTACACTCGGAATGACGTTCTTATGTACAGTAAAATAAAACACAGTTATATGCCTTCTTCCATCACCGTGCTGGCTCCGGCCACCGTGGCCAACGTGGTCTGCGGCTTCGACGTGCTGGGCTTTGCCCTGGCCACGCCCACCGACACGATGCACCTGCGCCTGACCGACACGCCGGGCGTGACTATCATCAACGAGGACGACTACAACCTGCCCACCGAGCCGACCCGCAACGTGGCCGGGGCCGCCCTGCTGGCCTTGCTGCGCGAAGCCCCCACGGGCACCGGCATCGAGGTCCGGATTCAGAAGAACATCAAGCCCGGCAGCGGCATCGGCAGCAGTGCGGCCAGCGCCGCCGGGGCCGTGGTGGGGGCCAACGCGCTGCTGGGCAACCCCTTCAGCAAGGATGAGCTGGTGCGCTTCGCCATGTTCGGGGAGGAAGTGGCCTCGGGCGTGCAGCACGCCGACAACATTGCCCCGGCCATCTACGGCGGCGTCACGCTGATCCGGGCCACCGAGCCCCGGCCCGACATCGTGACCCTGCCCGCGCCCGAGCTGCACGTGACGGTGGTGCACCCGCAGATTGAAATTAAGACCTCCGACGCCCGCCAGATTCTCAAGAAGGAAGTGCTGCTCAAGGATGCCATCCGGCAGTGGGGCAACGTGGGCGGCCTGGTGGCGGGCCTGCTCAAGCACGACTACGACCTGATTGGCCGCTCCCTGGAAGACGTCATCGTCGAGCCCGTGCGCAGCATCCTGATTCCGGGCTTCGCGGCCGTGAAAGAGCAGAGCCGGCTGGCCGGGGCGCTGGGCGGTGGCATATCCGGCTCGGGGCCATCCATCTTTATGCTGAGCCGCACCGCGGAAACCGCCCAGGCCGTGGCCCAGGCCATGCGCCGGATTTACACCGGGCTGGACATTGATTTTCACACCTACGTGACCCGCATCTGCCCTCTGGGAGTGCAGGTAGTGCCCACCGAGCAGCTTCAGCCCCATGCAGTACTATAGCCTCCGCCACCAGGCCCCCAGCGTCGACTTTCGCGCGGCCACCATTGCCGGCCAGGCCCCCGACGGCGGCCTGTACTTCCCCGAGTCCATTCCGCGCTTTTCCGCCGAGCTGCTGGCTTCGCTCAAAACCCTGCCCCAAGCCGAGCTGGCCCTGCGGGTGATGCAGCCCTACGTGGGCGACACGATACCCCAAGCCGAGCTGGCCCGCATCTGCGCCGAAACCGTGGACTTTCCGTTTCCGGTGGTGCCCGTCACCGACCAGATTGCCGCCCTGGAATTGTTTCACGGCCCGACGTTGGCGTTCAAAGACGTGGGTGCGCGGTTTATGAGTCGCTGCCTGGGCTACTTCTCCCGGCAGCAAACCCGGAAAGTAACCGTGCTGGTCGCCACGTCCGGCGACACCGGCGGGGCCGTGGCCAACGGGTTTCTGGGCGTGGAAGGCGTGGACGTGGTGATTCTGTATCCGTCGGGCAAGGTGAGTCCGGTGCAGGAGCGGCAGCTCACGGCCCTGGGCCAGAACATTACGGCCCTGGAAGTGCAGGGCGACTTCGACGACTGCCAGCAGCTGGTCAAGCAGGCCTTCACCGATGCGGCCGTGACCAGCCACCTGACGTTGACTTCGGCCAATTCCATCAACGTGGCCCGCTGGCTGCCCCAGCAGCTGTATTACCTCTACGCCTGGCAGCAGTGGCCGCACCCCGAGCCGCCGGTGGTGGCCGTGCCCAGCGGCAACTTCGGCAACCTCTGCGCCGGGCTGCTGGCTCATGCTTCGGGCCTGCCGGTGCGGCACTTTATTGCCGCCTGCAATGCCAACGACGCCGTGGCCAGCTACTTGCGCTCCGGTAGCTTCGCCGCCCGGCCCGCCGTGGCTACGCTCTCCAACGCCATGGACGTGGGCAACCCCAGCAACTTTACCCGCATGCTGGAGCTGTTCGCCCACGACCACGCCACCATCAGCGGGCTGATCAGCGGCGCCACCGTGAGCGACGAAACGACCCGCGCCACCATCCAGCGGGTGTACCAGCGGCACGGCTACCTGCTCGACCCGCACGGGGCCGTGGCCTTGCACGCCCTGGAAGAATACCTGCAACAGCAGCCCCAGCAGCACGGTCTTTTCCTGGAAACGGCGCACCCGGTGAAGTTTCCGGAGGTGGTAGAGCCCCTGGTTGGGCGGACTATTGAGCTGCCCGAAGCGGTGCACGCGCTGATGCGCCAGCCCAAGCGCAGTACGCCGCTGGCACCGCGCTACGAGGAGCTGCGGGAACATTTACTGTCGAGGTAACGGCCAACTTCTGGTGTTTTACGTTGTTTGCACTCCAAGTCCGGCGGGTGCCGGGTGTCGTGGTTTTTTGCTGTTGCCCGTATGCGCTCCGTCGTTCGTGTTGTTGCCCCCGGAATTTTGGCCGTAAGTCTGCTGGCCGGCTGCCGCCCCGACCAGATTGAGCACATCGAAAACGGGAAGCAGATTGCCACCACCCTGGAAAACATGGCCGTGAAGCGCATTCTGCCCGCCGACTTCCTGCACGCCACCCGCTGGGCCGGCGACTCGCTCACGGGGCAGGCCGACCGGGAGCTGCGCCAGCTGCTGGCCGACAAGCTGCGGGCCGGCGGCGTGGCGGCGGCCCTGCCGTATTGCCGCCCCGAAGCCTACGTCTCCACCGATTCGCTGGCCCATACCCTGCAAGCCACGGCCCGCCGCCTGTCAGTCAGGCCGCGCAACGTGCAAAACCATGCCCCGCTGTCGGCCGCCGAGCAGCGCCCCGATACCACCCGCCGGATTCAGCGCCCGACGGCGGACATGTTCGTGTACCAGCGCCCCATTCTGCTGACCGATGCCCAGTGCCTGCGCTGCCACGGCACCGTGGGCCAGGATGTTTCGGCCGCCGACTATGCCTTGATCAAGCAGCAGTACGCCCAGGACCAGGCCACGGGCTACAAGCTCGGCGACGCCCTGGGCGTGTGGCGCGTGACCTTTACCCGCAACGGCCTGGGCGAATTTTACACCATGAAAACCCGCAAGGTGATGAAGCCGCGCAAGCCGTTGTTCTGAGGCTTGTCGATTGATTATCAGGTAGTATAGATTTAGGGCGTAACGAAGAGCCGCGTTTAACCTAACCTTCCTTTGGCTCTGGCAGTTGAGGGAGCTATGAGCCTTTCTTCAGCTACTCCCATCATCATTATCGGGGCCGGTATGGCGGGCCTCACCTGCGCCAACTACCTGCACCGCGCCGGCCGGCCCGTGCTGGTGCTCGACGCCGCGGATGCCGTCGGCGGCCGGGTGCGCACCGACGTTACCCCCGAGGGCTACCGCCTCGACCGGGGCTTTCAGGTACTGCAAACGCGCTACCCCGAGGTGCAGCGCATGCTCGACTACGGCGCTTTGCAGCTGCGGGCATTTCGCTCGGGCGCGGTTATCCGGTTGGCCAATGGCCGGCAAACCACGCTGGTCAACCCGCTGGAGCAGCCGCTGGCCGCCTTTTCAGCCCTGACCTCGCCCATCGGCACGCTGGCCGACAAGCTGCGCATCGCGGCCCTGGCCCAGCGGGTGAAGAGCAGCACCAATCAGGAGCTGCTCGATTTTCCCTCGTCCGATACGTTGAGTTACCTGCGGCAAAACGGCTGGAGTGAGCAAATCATTGACTCTTTCTTCCGGCCGTTCTTCGGCGGCGTGTTTCTGGACCGGGGTTTGAGCACCGGCAGCAACTTCTTCGAGTTTGTGTTCAAGCAGTTCGTGGAGGGCGAGGCGGCCATTCCGGCCCTGGGCATGCAGCAGATTCCGGAGCAGCTGGCGGCCCGGCTGCCGGCCGGGAGCGTGCGGCTTAATACGTCGGTAGAAGCTATTCAGGGCACGAGAGTGCGGCTGGCGGGCGGCGAAACCCTGGCCGCCGCCGCCGTAGTAGTGGCCGTAGATGGGGAAGCGGCGGCCCGGCTGTTGCCCACCTCCGGCCTGGCATATCCCACGGCCTGGCGCCGCACGACCTGCACCTACTTCGCGGCCGACAACCAGCCGGGCAAGGCCGATAAACTCCTGCGCCTGAATGCCGCCCCCGACTCATTGGCGCACAACGTGGCTTTTCCCAGCGACGTGGCGCCCGGCTACGCGCCGGCGGGCCGCACCCTGGTTTCGGTCAGCACCCACGGCTCCCCGGCGTTAAGCGAAAATGACCTCACGGCCCGGCTGCGGGAAGAGCTGGCGGCCTGGTTTGGGCCCGAAGCCCGGCAGTGGCAGCATCTGCGCACCTACCATATTCCGCAGGCCCTGCCCGTGTACCCGGGCGGGCGGCCCCCGCAGCAGCCCCTGCAGGTAGCCGACAACGTGTACCGCTGCGGCGACTACGCGGCCTATCCGTCGCTGAACGCGGCAATGGCCACGGGCCGGGTGGTAGCCGAAGCCCTGTTGGCGTAAGCGGCTGAAAATGGAAAGCCGGCCCGGCGCTACCGTAAGCAGGTAGGGCCGGGCCGTTTTCCGTAGCAACCCGAGTTAGCGCAGCTCCACGAAGGCCGGGCAGTGGTCGGAGTGGATGACGTCGGGCAGCAGGCCGGCGTCGGCAATGCGGGGCTGGAGGCTATGGTCGACGAGCAGGTGGTCGAGGCGCCAGCCCACGTTGCGGGCCCGGGCTCCGGCCCTGAACGTCCACCACGAATAGTGGCCGGGCGCGTCGCCGTGGTGGTGCCGGAACGAATCGGTGAAGCCGTCGGCCAGAAAATCGGCAAACCAGGCGCGCTCTTCCGGGGTGAAGCCGGGGCTTTTCTGGTTGGCTTTCGGGTTGTGCAGGTCGATGGCCGTCTGGCAGCAGTTGTAGTCACCCCCGATGACCAGCGGCGGCACCGTCGCCTTTAGCTCGTGAATGTAGCGCCGGAAGAAGTGCAGCCATTCTACTTTGAAGGCCTGCCGCTCCTCGCTGCTCGTGCCCGAGGGCATGTACACGTTCAGCACCGAGCAGTCGGCAAAGTCGAGGCGCAGCACGCGGCCTTCCTGGTCGTAGCACTCGGTGCCGCAGCCGTAGGCCACGTGCTGGGGCGCGACTTTGGTGAACGTCGCCACGCCGCTGTAGCCGGGTTTCTGGGCTGGGTGCAGGTAGCAGAGGTAGCCCAGGGCCTCCAAGCCCGCCACGTCCAGCGGGGCGGTGCCGGCCTTTATTTCCTGCAGGCACAGCACATCCGGATTGGCTTCGCGCACCCAGTCGAGCAGGCCCTTGCTCAGGGCCGAGCGGTAGCCGTTGACGTTGTAGGTAATGATTTTCACAGCAAAAGAGTAAGCGTTGGGGCAACCCCCAAGGGAAAAAATACGGTTCAGCGACCCGCCAGCTTGGTTACCTGGGCCTCGCCCTGCTTGGCGGGCACGGCCACCAGTCGGGCCGTGGCTTCGGGCAGCAGCTCCACGTAGGTCGGGGCATTCGGGTCGGGCACTACGTCGAGGCAGGCGCTGCCCACGCACAGCCGCACGGGCTGGCCCGCCGCCTGCCACGGCACCGATAAATACTGGTCGGCGCCGAGCTGCCCGGTCGGGCCGTCGTCGACGGACACGGGCAGCGCGGGGCCGGGCCGCCGCCGGTACACAATCAGGTGGGTGGGCCGGGTGGCCAGGGTGGCTGCCGCGCCTTCCGTGCCCTGGTAGTCGGTAATCAGGCCGGAGCGCATGTCCAGGGAAAAGGCCTTGCGGGGCGGGCCGGCATTGAGTACCCTGCCGTTCGAGTTGCGGGTGAAGTCGGGGGCGAAAAACATGAAGTTGGGCCCGCGCTGTTCCAGCAGATAATATTCGCCCTGAAACTGAATGTAGACCTGCTGCCCGTCGCAAAAGCCCCAGGCGTCGGTGACGGCTACGTGCTTGCCCTCCGGCGTCAGCACCGACGGATTCACGGCCCGTTTGCCCTGCCATTCCGTGTTGCGGTAGGCCCGGGCGTCCACCGTCACGTTGCCCGGCCGGCCCGGCTGGTTGTGGCGGAACTCGAAAAAGCCCCGGTAGATTCCCATCCGCAGGGCTTCCGTCCGGATCGGGTAGGGCGTCGCGTCCGGCTGGCGCAGCTGGCTCAGCGAATACGCCGGGCCGGGCTGGGTCCAGTCGGCGCGGGCTACCTGTTCCAGGCTCTGTTGCAGCAAAGTCGCCAATAGCAGGGGGCTCGACTGCTCGGGCGTAGCCGTTACCAATTGCCGGTCGTTGCCGTAGGTGCGGGCCAACAGGTAATAGCTGCTGTCGGGCCGCTGCACGTAGTACTCGGCGGCCAGCTCGGCGGTGCTGTTCAGCTGCCCGTTGCTCGCCAGCGCCGACGCATTGATGCCGGTAATGCGCAGCACCAGGGGCTGGGCCGTGGGGCTGGCCGGCAACACCCTGCCCAGCAGCGCTGCCAGGTCCGGACCTACGCCCTGGGGCACCACCATCATCCGGTACGAGCCGAAAATGCCGCGCCGACTGACGCCGAGCCACCGCTGCGGGGGCTGGGCCTCAATTATCCGTTTGATGTAGAAGCCCTGCGGGGGCAGATTCAGGTAGCCGTTGCGTAGGCTCACCTCCAGGTCGCGGCCCAGCAGGGAGGGCTGCGCCTGCACGCTATAGCTCCCCAACAGCAGGCCCACGGCCCACCAATACGCGGTTCGGTTCACTCTCGGGCAGTAGCTAAATGATTACTGGGAATCCGGCGCGGAATCCTCTTTCATGAAGGCCTCGAAGTACTCCAGCATGTGCCATTTCAGCATCCGTTCCTGCTCCTTGAGGTTGGCGAAAGGTACCGGGCGCACCAGCGTGTAGTGCGGCCAGCCATCCTCGTCCACGTGGTCCAGGGCGTAGTGCCCCGACAGGCTAAACAGCCGGCAGGTGGCAATGTGCATCAGATCCTGCTTCTGCTCTTTCGTAAACGGCCCCGCGCCCTGCCCCAACTCCTGCACCCCGATCAGCAGGAGCAGGGCGTTGAGGTCAGGCTTTTTGCCGAAGCGGGCGCGCATCTCGTTCATGAGCTCCCACCAGCGGGCCTCAAACTGCGCTTCGGTTTCGTCGACGTGCAGGGGCATGCTAGGCGTCGTGATGATGCTCGGGGGCCGGGGGAGTGGCTTCCTCTTTCAGAATCTCCCAGTACTCCACCGCCCGGCGGAAGTGCGGTATCACGATGCTGCCGCCGATGAGGTTGGCAATGGCAAACACCTCGTAGATTTCCTCGTCGGTGAGCTTTTCCTCAAAGCACTTGCCCAGGTGGTACTTGATGCAGTCGTCGCAGCGCAGCACCATGGAGCAGGCCAGGCCCAGCATTTCCTTGGTTTTGACGTCGACGGCTCCCGCCTGGTAGGTGTTGGTATCGAGGTTGAAAAAACGCTTGATGACTTTGTTGTCCGCCGCCATGATTTTTTCATTCATGCGCTGGCGGTACTCATTAAACTCCGTGACTTGGCTCATAGTAGCGTACGTGTGGTCTGGGCTATAAACACGAAAGTAGGCACAAAAGTCGCCCGCTCCCGCCCCGGATTCCGGATTGCCGCGCCAGGTGCTTCATTTTCCGCGGCTTATGGTGGCGGCCGGCGGCAAATCCGTACCTTATCGGTTGTTAGTGCTATTCCACTGTTGACGTATGCTACCCGTTTTATTCTCCGATTTCATCGGCCTGATTTTTCCGCAGGTCTGCCTGGCTTGCTCCGAGTCGTTGGCCCGGGGCGAAGACCACATCTGCACCGGCTGCCGCGCCCAGCTGCCCTACACCGACTACCACACCCTGCCGGAGGCGCACAACCCCATAGCCCGGCGCTTTTGGGGCAAGGTGCCCGTGCGGTATGCCCTCAGCTACCTGCGCTTTCTGCGCCACGGCCGGGTGCAGCACCTGCTACACCAGCTTAAGTATCAGGGGCAGCGGGAAGTAGGGCAGGTGCTGGGCCGCTGGTTTGGCGCCGAGCTCACCCAGCAGGGCCTCAATCAGCACTTCGACCTGATTGTGCCCGTGCCCTTG
This window contains:
- a CDS encoding ComF family protein, with the translated sequence MLPVLFSDFIGLIFPQVCLACSESLARGEDHICTGCRAQLPYTDYHTLPEAHNPIARRFWGKVPVRYALSYLRFLRHGRVQHLLHQLKYQGQREVGQVLGRWFGAELTQQGLNQHFDLIVPVPLHPRKLAKRGFNQSDCFAEGLSTGLQVPWSSAALCRTENTDSQTRKNRAQRWHNVATVFTVADEAVVAGKHVLVVDDVLTTGATLEACVAVLLAAGCREVSIATIACAEQ
- a CDS encoding protoporphyrinogen/coproporphyrinogen oxidase, producing the protein MSLSSATPIIIIGAGMAGLTCANYLHRAGRPVLVLDAADAVGGRVRTDVTPEGYRLDRGFQVLQTRYPEVQRMLDYGALQLRAFRSGAVIRLANGRQTTLVNPLEQPLAAFSALTSPIGTLADKLRIAALAQRVKSSTNQELLDFPSSDTLSYLRQNGWSEQIIDSFFRPFFGGVFLDRGLSTGSNFFEFVFKQFVEGEAAIPALGMQQIPEQLAARLPAGSVRLNTSVEAIQGTRVRLAGGETLAAAAVVVAVDGEAAARLLPTSGLAYPTAWRRTTCTYFAADNQPGKADKLLRLNAAPDSLAHNVAFPSDVAPGYAPAGRTLVSVSTHGSPALSENDLTARLREELAAWFGPEARQWQHLRTYHIPQALPVYPGGRPPQQPLQVADNVYRCGDYAAYPSLNAAMATGRVVAEALLA
- a CDS encoding carboxymuconolactone decarboxylase family protein, encoding MSQVTEFNEYRQRMNEKIMAADNKVIKRFFNLDTNTYQAGAVDVKTKEMLGLACSMVLRCDDCIKYHLGKCFEEKLTDEEIYEVFAIANLIGGSIVIPHFRRAVEYWEILKEEATPPAPEHHHDA
- the thrA gene encoding bifunctional aspartate kinase/homoserine dehydrogenase I; the protein is MQVLKFGGTSVATAANITRVIDIVAAAARQETTLVVVSALGGTTDALIEAGRLAAAGNEEYRQRLRHLESRHLEAARELVPVTSQSSVLSLVKTHCNELEGICNGVFLLGELSVRTLDRVMSFGELLASQLVAAGLRARQVPHQWHDSRQLIRTDAQHGVATVDFGVTKQQINDFVAAQPGALYVVPGFIAADAQGATTTLGRGGSDYTAAIFAGALGASRLEIWTDVSGMMTADPRLVPHARPIPRISYQEAMELSHFGAKVLYPPTIQPVMSQGIPLWIKNTFAPTDHGTLVEVSPPANNHIVRGLSSIGQLALLSLEGGGMVGIPGFSKRLFEALAREKINVILITQSSSEHSISVAINSRDAAAAQRSVDEEFAYEIAVGKVDPLHLETDLAIVALVGENMKNHSGISGRLFGALGNNGVNIRAIAQGSSEKNISTVIRAQDVKKAINVLHESFFEATSKQINLFVVGVGNVGSKLLEQLARQQAYLQEKLKLNVRVVGLANSRRFALHEHGLALHEWPQALAEGEPLHLPALVEAIHARNLRNAVFVDVTASADVAQVYGALLEKSVAVVACNKIACASEYVNYARLKALAQEFNTDFLFETNVGAGLPVIGTLNDLLRSGDVVNRIEAVLSGTLNFVFNHYDGKRPFAEVVRQAQLEGYTEPDPRLDLSGTDVARKILILARETGEKLEMEQIHNVSFLPDSCMQGSVEDFYEQLAVHEEHFQGLYEAAAAQGKKLKFVARYAGGKASVGLQSIAPGHDFYALHGKDNAVLFYTNRYAEQPLVIKGAGAGAEVTASGVFADIIRAARG
- a CDS encoding c-type heme family protein yields the protein MAVSLLAGCRPDQIEHIENGKQIATTLENMAVKRILPADFLHATRWAGDSLTGQADRELRQLLADKLRAGGVAAALPYCRPEAYVSTDSLAHTLQATARRLSVRPRNVQNHAPLSAAEQRPDTTRRIQRPTADMFVYQRPILLTDAQCLRCHGTVGQDVSAADYALIKQQYAQDQATGYKLGDALGVWRVTFTRNGLGEFYTMKTRKVMKPRKPLF
- a CDS encoding exodeoxyribonuclease III, with the translated sequence MKIITYNVNGYRSALSKGLLDWVREANPDVLCLQEIKAGTAPLDVAGLEALGYLCYLHPAQKPGYSGVATFTKVAPQHVAYGCGTECYDQEGRVLRLDFADCSVLNVYMPSGTSSEERQAFKVEWLHFFRRYIHELKATVPPLVIGGDYNCCQTAIDLHNPKANQKSPGFTPEERAWFADFLADGFTDSFRHHHGDAPGHYSWWTFRAGARARNVGWRLDHLLVDHSLQPRIADAGLLPDVIHSDHCPAFVELR
- the thrC gene encoding threonine synthase, which produces MQYYSLRHQAPSVDFRAATIAGQAPDGGLYFPESIPRFSAELLASLKTLPQAELALRVMQPYVGDTIPQAELARICAETVDFPFPVVPVTDQIAALELFHGPTLAFKDVGARFMSRCLGYFSRQQTRKVTVLVATSGDTGGAVANGFLGVEGVDVVILYPSGKVSPVQERQLTALGQNITALEVQGDFDDCQQLVKQAFTDAAVTSHLTLTSANSINVARWLPQQLYYLYAWQQWPHPEPPVVAVPSGNFGNLCAGLLAHASGLPVRHFIAACNANDAVASYLRSGSFAARPAVATLSNAMDVGNPSNFTRMLELFAHDHATISGLISGATVSDETTRATIQRVYQRHGYLLDPHGAVALHALEEYLQQQPQQHGLFLETAHPVKFPEVVEPLVGRTIELPEAVHALMRQPKRSTPLAPRYEELREHLLSR
- a CDS encoding homoserine kinase, with protein sequence MPSSITVLAPATVANVVCGFDVLGFALATPTDTMHLRLTDTPGVTIINEDDYNLPTEPTRNVAGAALLALLREAPTGTGIEVRIQKNIKPGSGIGSSAASAAGAVVGANALLGNPFSKDELVRFAMFGEEVASGVQHADNIAPAIYGGVTLIRATEPRPDIVTLPAPELHVTVVHPQIEIKTSDARQILKKEVLLKDAIRQWGNVGGLVAGLLKHDYDLIGRSLEDVIVEPVRSILIPGFAAVKEQSRLAGALGGGISGSGPSIFMLSRTAETAQAVAQAMRRIYTGLDIDFHTYVTRICPLGVQVVPTEQLQPHAVL